The following proteins come from a genomic window of Sphaerisporangium rubeum:
- a CDS encoding 8-oxoguanine deaminase, whose protein sequence is MTPRATVVENVAVAPVAGPEITRGYLHIEDGRVAALGEGPAPDVPGAERVDGTGCLATPGLVNTHHHLYQWATQGVAQDATLFEWLTALYQVWAAMDAEVVNGAATAGLGWLALSGCTTTTDHHYVFPSGRGDLFAAEIDAARDIGVRFHPCRGSMDRGASDGGLPPDEVVETLEEILDATAEAIDTYHDPAPGSMLRVAVAPCSPFSVTGRLMTEAASLARDKGVRLHTHLCETLDEEEHCLAQMGCAPVDYMEKLGWLGPDVWVAHAVHLRDRDITRFAETGTGTAHCPSSNGRLGAGIARVSELLRAGAIVGLGVDGSASSELTPLSGEMRQSLLFQRARYGPTALTARQALETATLGGARCLGRDDIGTLEPGKQADVVLWRVDGFRSAVDDPVGALVLGPPPPVARVMVAGRTIVEAGELRTVPQDTAAEAGATAHRRLLELAAGQGHTVAGEVHG, encoded by the coding sequence GTGACCCCCCGCGCGACCGTCGTCGAGAACGTCGCCGTCGCCCCCGTCGCCGGACCCGAGATCACCCGCGGGTACCTCCACATCGAGGACGGCCGCGTCGCCGCGCTCGGCGAAGGGCCCGCGCCGGACGTCCCCGGCGCCGAACGCGTCGACGGCACCGGGTGCCTCGCGACCCCCGGCCTGGTCAACACCCACCACCACCTGTACCAGTGGGCCACGCAGGGGGTCGCGCAGGACGCCACCCTGTTCGAGTGGCTCACCGCGCTGTACCAGGTGTGGGCCGCCATGGACGCCGAGGTCGTCAACGGCGCCGCCACGGCCGGCCTCGGCTGGCTGGCCCTGTCGGGCTGCACCACGACCACCGACCACCACTACGTGTTCCCCTCCGGCCGCGGCGACCTGTTCGCCGCCGAGATCGACGCGGCGCGCGACATCGGGGTGCGGTTCCACCCCTGCCGCGGCTCCATGGACCGCGGGGCCTCCGACGGCGGGCTGCCGCCGGACGAGGTCGTGGAGACCCTGGAGGAGATCCTCGACGCCACGGCCGAGGCCATCGACACCTACCACGACCCCGCACCCGGTTCGATGCTGCGGGTCGCCGTCGCGCCGTGCTCGCCGTTCTCCGTCACCGGCCGCCTCATGACCGAGGCCGCCTCGCTCGCACGCGACAAAGGGGTGCGTCTGCACACCCACCTGTGCGAGACGCTGGACGAGGAGGAGCACTGCCTGGCGCAGATGGGCTGCGCGCCGGTCGACTACATGGAGAAACTCGGCTGGCTCGGGCCCGACGTGTGGGTCGCGCACGCCGTCCACCTCCGCGACCGCGACATCACCCGCTTCGCCGAGACCGGCACCGGCACCGCGCACTGCCCCTCGTCCAACGGCCGCCTCGGCGCCGGGATAGCCCGCGTCTCCGAACTGCTGCGCGCCGGCGCGATCGTCGGCCTCGGCGTCGACGGCAGCGCCTCCAGCGAGCTCACGCCGCTGTCCGGCGAGATGCGCCAGTCGCTCCTCTTCCAGCGCGCACGGTACGGCCCGACGGCCCTCACCGCACGCCAGGCGCTGGAGACGGCCACCCTCGGCGGCGCGCGCTGCCTCGGCCGCGACGACATCGGCACCCTGGAACCCGGCAAACAGGCCGACGTCGTGCTGTGGCGCGTCGACGGTTTCCGCTCCGCCGTGGACGACCCCGTCGGCGCGCTCGTCCTCGGCCCGCCACCCCCCGTCGCACGCGTCATGGTGGCAGGCCGGACCATCGTGGAGGCCGGTGAGCTGCGCACCGTCCCCCAGGACACCGCCGCCGAGGCCGGCGCCACGGCGCATCGCCGCCTCCTGGAACTGGCCGCGGGCCAAGGTCATACAGTGGCCGGAGAAGTCCACGGATGA
- a CDS encoding glycerate kinase — translation MSQGHVVVAPDKFKGSLTAVEVAARVAAGFRAARPRTQVVTVPVADGGDGTVDAAVVAGFTRRRTTATGPLGDPVTAAYATRGDLAIVELAEASGLRRLPGGRLAPLTAGSEGTGDMIAAALAGGARRVVIGLGGSACTDGGAGLARALGVRLLDARGHDLPPGGAALTDLHAMDLSGFTLPDGVTFTLASDVDNPLLGPHGAAAVYGPQKGAGPDDVRRLEEALIRFADIAERELGVRCRDDPGAGAAGGTGFAAMAFLRAATGSGIALLLDLLGFAGHLPGATLVVTGEGALDEQTLRGKAPAGVAAMAAAQAVPVIAVCGRTTLTAGQLGQAGIHRAYALTDIEKDETRLMTQAGPLLERLATGIATEWPATGAEDDR, via the coding sequence TTGAGCCAGGGACACGTGGTCGTCGCTCCGGACAAGTTCAAGGGGTCGCTCACAGCCGTCGAGGTGGCCGCACGGGTCGCGGCCGGGTTCCGCGCCGCGCGGCCGCGCACGCAGGTGGTCACCGTGCCGGTGGCCGACGGCGGGGACGGCACGGTGGACGCCGCCGTCGTCGCCGGGTTCACCCGCAGGCGGACCACGGCCACCGGCCCGCTCGGCGATCCGGTCACCGCGGCGTACGCGACACGAGGCGACCTCGCGATCGTGGAGCTGGCCGAGGCGTCCGGCCTGCGGCGGCTCCCCGGCGGTCGCCTCGCGCCACTCACCGCCGGCAGCGAAGGCACCGGCGACATGATCGCGGCGGCGCTCGCCGGTGGCGCGCGCCGGGTCGTGATCGGCCTCGGCGGCAGCGCCTGCACCGACGGCGGCGCCGGCCTGGCCCGTGCGCTCGGCGTGCGCCTGCTCGACGCACGCGGCCACGACCTGCCGCCGGGTGGCGCGGCGCTCACGGACCTGCACGCCATGGACCTGTCCGGATTCACCCTGCCTGACGGGGTGACGTTCACCCTGGCAAGCGACGTCGACAACCCGCTGCTCGGCCCGCACGGCGCCGCCGCCGTCTACGGTCCCCAGAAAGGCGCAGGCCCGGACGACGTGCGCCGCCTGGAGGAGGCCCTGATCCGCTTCGCCGACATCGCGGAACGTGAGCTCGGCGTGCGGTGCAGGGACGACCCCGGCGCCGGCGCGGCCGGCGGCACCGGCTTCGCCGCGATGGCGTTCCTGAGAGCCGCCACCGGCTCCGGCATCGCGCTGCTCCTCGACCTCCTCGGCTTCGCCGGCCACCTCCCCGGTGCCACGTTGGTCGTCACCGGCGAAGGAGCCCTCGACGAGCAGACCCTCCGCGGCAAGGCCCCCGCCGGCGTCGCCGCCATGGCCGCCGCACAAGCCGTCCCCGTCATCGCCGTCTGCGGCCGCACCACCCTGACCGCCGGCCAGCTCGGCCAGGCCGGCATCCACCGCGCGTACGCACTCACCGACATCGAGAAGGACGAGACCCGCCTCATGACCCAAGCCGGCCCCCTCCTCGAACGCCTGGCCACCGGCATCGCCACCGAGTGGCCCGCCACCGGCGCGGAGGATGACCGATGA
- a CDS encoding (2Fe-2S)-binding protein produces the protein MRVNLTVNGRAETADGVWEGESLLYVLRERLGLPGSKNACEQGECGSCTVYLDGLPVCACLVAAGQAEGREVRTVEGLADGDRLDPVQEAFVECGAVQCGFCTPGLVVQAHDLLERVPEPSDPEIREALAGNLCRCTGYEKIMDAVRLAAARKAAR, from the coding sequence ATGCGCGTGAACCTCACCGTCAACGGCCGCGCCGAGACCGCCGACGGCGTCTGGGAAGGCGAGAGCCTGCTGTACGTGCTGCGTGAACGTCTCGGCCTCCCCGGGTCCAAGAACGCCTGCGAGCAGGGGGAGTGCGGGTCCTGCACGGTGTACCTCGACGGGCTGCCGGTGTGCGCGTGCCTGGTGGCCGCCGGTCAGGCCGAGGGCCGCGAGGTGCGGACCGTCGAAGGGCTCGCCGACGGCGACCGGCTCGACCCCGTGCAGGAGGCGTTCGTCGAGTGCGGCGCCGTACAGTGCGGATTCTGCACCCCCGGCCTCGTCGTCCAGGCGCACGACCTGCTGGAACGGGTCCCCGAGCCGTCCGACCCCGAGATCAGGGAGGCGCTGGCCGGCAACCTGTGCCGCTGCACCGGCTACGAGAAGATCATGGACGCGGTGCGCCTCGCCGCCGCGCGGAAGGCGGCCCGGTGA
- the allB gene encoding allantoinase AllB, with amino-acid sequence MSGFDLVVRSRRVVTPEGERPLAVAVRGGTIAALAPYAEPPEAAEHVDLGDTVLLPGLVDTHVHVNEPGRTEWEGFATATRAAAAGGVTTIVDMPLNSLPPTVDAAALAVKREAAAGKCAVDVGFWGGAIPGNAAALRPLHDAGVYGFKCFLSPSGVDEFPPLDDDGLRAALTEIAAFDGLMVVHAEDPALLTEPAGPTYPEFLGSRPGESERRAVERVVAAAMDIGARVHILHVSSASCLEPLEAARRDGVRITAETCPHYLTLSADQVRGPEFKCCPPIRDTGNRDALWDGLAAGVLDCVVSDHSPSTPDLKVPDFAAAWGGISSLQLGLPAVWTEARDRGHPLTRVVDWMSTRTAALAGLTAKGAIAVGADADLVAFDDTADFTVDAARLRHRNPITPYHGRTLTGVVRTTWLRGHQVTDTTDPTGALL; translated from the coding sequence GTGAGCGGATTCGATCTGGTCGTGCGGTCACGCCGGGTCGTGACACCTGAGGGGGAGCGGCCGTTGGCCGTGGCGGTCCGTGGCGGCACGATCGCCGCGCTGGCGCCGTACGCGGAACCGCCGGAGGCCGCGGAGCACGTGGACCTCGGGGACACCGTGCTCCTGCCAGGTCTCGTCGACACCCACGTGCACGTCAACGAACCGGGTCGCACCGAATGGGAGGGGTTCGCCACCGCCACCCGCGCGGCCGCGGCCGGTGGGGTCACCACCATCGTCGACATGCCGCTGAACTCCCTTCCCCCCACGGTGGACGCCGCCGCGCTCGCGGTGAAACGCGAGGCCGCCGCGGGGAAGTGCGCCGTGGACGTCGGCTTCTGGGGTGGCGCCATCCCCGGGAACGCCGCCGCGTTGCGGCCCCTGCACGACGCCGGCGTGTACGGGTTCAAGTGCTTCCTGTCGCCGTCCGGTGTGGACGAGTTCCCGCCGCTCGACGACGACGGACTGCGGGCCGCGCTCACCGAGATCGCGGCGTTCGACGGCCTCATGGTGGTCCACGCCGAGGACCCCGCGCTGCTCACCGAGCCCGCCGGGCCGACCTACCCCGAGTTCCTCGGCTCCCGGCCCGGTGAGTCAGAACGCCGCGCCGTGGAACGCGTCGTCGCCGCCGCCATGGACATCGGGGCGCGCGTGCACATCCTCCACGTCTCCTCCGCCTCCTGCCTGGAACCCCTGGAGGCCGCCAGACGGGACGGCGTGCGGATCACCGCCGAGACCTGTCCCCACTACCTCACCCTCAGCGCCGACCAGGTCCGCGGCCCCGAGTTCAAGTGCTGCCCCCCGATCCGCGACACCGGCAACCGCGACGCGCTGTGGGACGGCCTCGCCGCCGGCGTACTCGACTGCGTCGTGTCCGACCACTCACCCTCCACCCCCGACCTGAAGGTCCCCGACTTCGCCGCCGCCTGGGGCGGCATCTCGTCCCTGCAACTCGGCCTGCCGGCCGTGTGGACCGAGGCCAGGGACCGCGGCCACCCCCTGACCCGCGTCGTGGACTGGATGTCCACCCGCACCGCCGCACTCGCCGGCCTCACCGCCAAAGGCGCCATCGCCGTAGGCGCAGACGCCGACCTGGTCGCCTTCGACGACACCGCCGACTTCACCGTGGACGCCGCACGCCTGCGCCACCGCAACCCGATCACCCCCTACCACGGCCGCACCCTCACCGGAGTCGTCCGCACCACATGGCTCCGCGGCCACCAGGTCACCGACACCACCGACCCCACCGGAGCGCTCCTGTGA
- the pucL gene encoding factor-independent urate hydroxylase, protein MTVVLGANRYGKAETRVVRVTRDGDTHHIKDCNVSVALSGDLAATHLTGDNSAVLPTDSQKNTVYAFAREHGVGQIEDFALLLARHFTASQPAVRHARVAIEEYSWERQGPHSFSRAAAEVRTCVVHHDKDGSTSVVSGLRDLVLLNTTGSEFHGFAEDRYTTLPPATDRVLATAVTAGWRHHPSAAGSRDYGKSYEQVRRCLIEAFAGTHSLSLQQTLYAMGSRVLTTREEICEVRLALPNKHHFLVDLTPFGLDNDNEVYFAADRPYGLIEGTVRHDDAPDPGPAWD, encoded by the coding sequence GTGACCGTCGTCCTCGGCGCCAACCGCTACGGCAAGGCGGAGACCCGCGTCGTCCGCGTCACCCGCGACGGGGACACGCATCACATCAAGGACTGCAACGTCAGCGTGGCCCTGTCAGGTGACCTGGCCGCCACCCACCTGACCGGCGACAACTCCGCCGTCCTGCCGACCGACTCGCAGAAGAACACCGTCTACGCCTTCGCGCGCGAGCACGGCGTCGGCCAGATCGAGGACTTCGCGCTGCTGCTCGCGCGGCACTTCACCGCCTCGCAGCCGGCCGTCCGCCACGCACGGGTCGCGATCGAGGAGTACTCCTGGGAACGGCAGGGCCCGCACTCGTTCTCCCGCGCCGCCGCCGAGGTGCGCACCTGCGTCGTCCACCACGACAAGGACGGGAGCACCAGCGTGGTGTCGGGCCTGCGCGATCTGGTGCTGCTCAACACCACCGGCTCGGAGTTCCACGGTTTCGCCGAGGACCGTTACACCACGCTCCCGCCGGCCACCGACCGCGTCCTCGCCACCGCCGTCACCGCGGGGTGGCGCCACCACCCGTCGGCGGCCGGGTCCCGCGACTACGGGAAATCCTACGAACAGGTGCGGCGATGCCTGATCGAGGCGTTCGCCGGCACGCACAGCCTGTCCCTGCAGCAGACCCTGTACGCCATGGGCTCGCGCGTGCTCACCACCCGTGAGGAGATCTGCGAGGTACGTCTGGCGCTCCCCAACAAACACCACTTCCTCGTCGACCTCACCCCCTTCGGGCTGGACAACGACAACGAGGTCTACTTCGCGGCCGACCGTCCGTACGGCCTCATCGAAGGCACCGTGCGGCACGACGACGCCCCCGATCCCGGTCCGGCGTGGGACTAG
- the uraH gene encoding hydroxyisourate hydrolase has product MSLSTHVLDATLGRPAEGVAVRLERDGRAVATGSTDHDGRLRDWLPDGEPEAGTYRLVFGTGEYFTRLGVDAFYPEVVVTFTVADPAAHHHVPLLLSPFAYSTYRGS; this is encoded by the coding sequence ATGAGCCTGTCCACGCACGTCCTGGACGCCACCCTCGGCCGTCCCGCCGAAGGCGTCGCCGTCCGGCTGGAACGCGACGGCCGCGCCGTGGCGACGGGAAGCACCGACCACGACGGCCGGCTGCGCGACTGGCTGCCGGACGGCGAGCCGGAAGCCGGGACGTACCGGCTCGTCTTCGGCACCGGGGAGTACTTCACCCGTCTCGGCGTGGACGCGTTCTACCCCGAGGTCGTCGTGACGTTCACCGTCGCCGACCCCGCGGCGCACCACCACGTGCCGCTGCTGCTCAGCCCGTTCGCCTACTCGACCTACCGTGGGAGCTAG
- a CDS encoding FAD binding domain-containing protein produces MEFLRPATWEEALAAKADVPGAVPLQGGTDVMVEINFDVRRPAALLDLGAITSLSDWEVAADGRVRVGAAVPYARIITELGDRLPGLAQASRTVGSPQIRNRGSVGGNLGAASPAGDSHPPLLAGDAVIEAESAAGGVRMIPADTFYTGVKRNALRPDELIRAFWMSPATGPQYFSKVGTRNAMVIAVCSFAVALHPRERRAGTGLGSAAPTPRRARAAEDFLAAELDWDGAAPLTGPLLARFGELAAEAASPIDDVRGTAAYRRHAVAVMARRTLGWAWNDYRERVASCA; encoded by the coding sequence ATGGAGTTCCTGCGTCCCGCCACCTGGGAGGAGGCGCTGGCCGCCAAGGCCGACGTCCCCGGCGCGGTCCCCCTCCAGGGAGGCACCGACGTCATGGTGGAGATCAACTTCGACGTGCGGCGGCCGGCCGCGCTGCTCGACCTCGGCGCGATCACGTCCCTGAGCGACTGGGAGGTCGCCGCCGACGGCCGGGTGCGGGTCGGGGCCGCCGTGCCGTACGCGAGGATCATCACCGAGCTCGGGGACCGGCTGCCGGGCCTGGCCCAGGCGTCCCGCACCGTCGGGTCGCCGCAGATCCGCAACCGAGGCTCCGTCGGCGGCAACCTCGGCGCCGCGTCACCGGCGGGGGACAGCCACCCGCCGCTGCTCGCCGGGGACGCCGTCATCGAGGCCGAGTCGGCGGCAGGCGGCGTGCGCATGATCCCCGCCGACACGTTCTACACCGGCGTCAAACGCAACGCGCTGCGGCCCGACGAGCTGATCCGTGCCTTCTGGATGAGCCCCGCCACCGGGCCGCAGTACTTCTCCAAGGTCGGCACCCGCAACGCCATGGTCATCGCCGTCTGCTCGTTCGCCGTCGCGCTGCACCCGCGCGAGCGCCGCGCCGGCACCGGCCTCGGTTCCGCGGCCCCCACGCCGCGCCGGGCCAGGGCCGCCGAGGACTTCCTCGCCGCCGAGCTCGACTGGGACGGCGCCGCGCCGCTCACCGGACCGCTGCTCGCGAGGTTCGGCGAACTGGCGGCCGAGGCGGCCTCCCCGATCGACGACGTGCGCGGCACCGCCGCCTACCGCCGCCACGCCGTGGCGGTCATGGCCAGACGGACGCTCGGCTGGGCCTGGAACGACTACCGCGAAAGGGTGGCGTCATGCGCGTGA